From the genome of Nicotiana sylvestris chromosome 2, ASM39365v2, whole genome shotgun sequence, one region includes:
- the LOC104239818 gene encoding probable calcium-binding protein CML46, whose product MAAPSYLNRFPIKKFPVTTIPVPLLIHGLVGFFFLYIIFDCARRFFSFLSFAKSKVDGQKEKTYQKVTSFSEKVVDGSLCREEVELVMANLGIFVYAEDVKIQERLDSSDIFDLFGEELEAKEQDVKEAFDVFDEDKDGFIDEWDLQRVLCALGLKQSADLENCKKMIMAFDENGDGRIDFQEFIRLI is encoded by the coding sequence ATGGCAGCTCCTAGTTATTTGAATCGTTTTCCAATCAAGAAGTTCCCTGTAACTACAATTCCAGTGCCCCTGCTAATTCATGGCTTAGTTGGCTTCTTCTTTCTGTATATAATATTTGATTGTGCAAGAAGATTTTTCAGTTTTTTGTCTTTTGCTAAATCCAAAGTTGATGGACAAAAGGAAAAAACCTACCAAAAGGTGACATCTTTTAGTGAGAAAGTAGTTGATGGAAGCTTATGCAGGGAAGAGGTGGAGTTAGTTATGGCTAATTTGGGAATTTTTGTCTATGCTGAAGATGTAAAGATTCAAGAGAGGTTGGATTCTAGTGATATTTTTGACCTATTTGGAGAGGAATTAGAAGCTAAAGAGCAAGATGTTAAAGAAGcttttgatgtatttgatgagGACAAAGATGGATTTATTGATGAATGGGATTTGCAGAGAGTTCTGTGCGCTTTGGGATTAAAGCAATCTGCAGACTTGGAAAATTGCAAGAAGATGATCATGGCTTTCGATGAAAATGGAGATGGCAGAATCGATTTCCAGGAATTTATCAGACtgatttaa